The Streptomyces sp. NBC_01689 genome includes a window with the following:
- a CDS encoding response regulator, translating to MPENGKITVFLVDDHEVVRRGVHELLSAEDGFEVVGEAGTAADALVRIPATHPDVAVLDVRLPDGSGVEVCREIRSADESVRCLMLTSYADDEALFEAIMAGASGYVLKAIRGGELLAAVRDVAAGKSLLDPEATARVLERLRDGGPRGDDRLAHLTEQERRILDLIGEGLTNRVIGERLHLAEKTIKNYVSSLLSKLGMERRSQAAAYVARLQAEKQRH from the coding sequence GTGCCCGAAAACGGAAAAATTACCGTATTTCTCGTCGATGATCACGAGGTGGTGCGGCGCGGGGTGCACGAGTTGCTCTCGGCGGAGGACGGCTTCGAGGTGGTCGGCGAGGCCGGGACGGCGGCCGACGCACTGGTCCGGATCCCCGCCACCCACCCGGACGTCGCGGTGCTCGACGTCCGCCTCCCGGACGGCAGCGGGGTCGAGGTCTGCCGCGAGATCCGGTCCGCCGACGAGTCCGTTCGATGCCTGATGCTCACCTCGTACGCCGACGACGAGGCACTCTTCGAAGCGATCATGGCGGGTGCGTCGGGCTATGTGCTGAAGGCGATCCGCGGCGGCGAGCTGCTGGCGGCGGTGCGCGACGTCGCGGCGGGGAAGTCCCTGCTCGACCCGGAGGCCACGGCCCGGGTCCTGGAGCGGCTGCGCGACGGCGGCCCCCGCGGCGACGACCGGCTCGCGCACCTCACCGAGCAGGAGCGCAGGATCCTCGACCTGATCGGCGAGGGGCTGACCAACCGGGTGATAGGCGAACGGCTGCATCTCGCCGAGAAGACGATCAAGAACTATGTGTCGAGCCTGCTGTCCAAGCTGGGCATGGAACGGCGTTCACAGGCAGCCGCGTACGTCGCGCGCCTCCAGGCGGAGAAGCAGCGCCACTGA
- a CDS encoding NAD(P)H-quinone oxidoreductase encodes MYAITIPEPGGPEALVWDEVPDPVPGEGEVLVEVVASAVNRADLMQRQGFYDPPPGASRYPGLECAGRVVETGPGVSGWAVGDEVCALLAGGGYAEKVVVPAGQLLPVPAGLDLKRAAALPEVVCTVWSNVFMVSHLRPGETLLVHGGSSGIGTMAIQLAKAVGAKVAVTAGTKEKLDFCAELGADILINYRDQDFVEEIERATDGAGADVILDNMGAKYLDRNVRALAVNGRLAIIGLQGGTKGELNIGALLAKRGAVTATSLRARPLGEKAAIVAAVREHVWPLIDSGHVRPVVDRELPMSEAAEAHRILEESGHIGKVLLVTP; translated from the coding sequence ATGTACGCGATCACGATTCCTGAACCTGGTGGGCCCGAGGCGCTGGTGTGGGACGAGGTCCCGGACCCCGTGCCCGGCGAGGGCGAGGTCCTCGTCGAGGTGGTGGCGAGCGCGGTCAACCGTGCCGACCTGATGCAGCGCCAGGGCTTCTACGACCCGCCGCCCGGAGCGTCCCGCTACCCCGGCCTCGAATGCGCCGGACGCGTCGTCGAGACCGGGCCGGGTGTCTCGGGGTGGGCCGTCGGCGACGAGGTGTGCGCGCTGCTCGCGGGCGGAGGTTACGCCGAGAAGGTCGTCGTCCCGGCCGGGCAGCTGCTGCCGGTTCCCGCGGGCCTCGACCTCAAGCGCGCGGCGGCCCTGCCCGAGGTGGTCTGCACGGTCTGGTCGAACGTCTTCATGGTCTCCCACCTGCGTCCGGGCGAGACCCTGCTCGTGCACGGAGGGTCCAGCGGTATCGGCACCATGGCGATCCAGCTCGCCAAGGCCGTGGGCGCGAAGGTCGCCGTCACGGCGGGCACCAAGGAGAAGCTCGACTTCTGCGCCGAACTCGGCGCGGACATCCTGATCAACTACCGCGACCAGGACTTCGTCGAGGAGATCGAGCGGGCCACCGACGGTGCCGGCGCCGACGTCATCCTCGACAACATGGGCGCCAAGTACCTCGACCGGAACGTGCGGGCCCTCGCCGTCAACGGACGGCTCGCGATCATCGGCCTGCAGGGCGGCACCAAGGGCGAGCTGAACATCGGGGCGCTCCTGGCCAAGCGGGGCGCCGTCACCGCGACCTCGCTGCGCGCCCGTCCGCTGGGCGAGAAGGCGGCGATCGTCGCCGCTGTACGCGAGCATGTGTGGCCGTTGATCGACTCCGGTCACGTGCGCCCGGTGGTCGACCGCGAGCTGCCGATGAGCGAGGCCGCGGAGGCGCACCGCATCCTGGAGGAGAGCGGTCACATCGGCAAGGTGCTGCTGGTCACCCCCTAG
- a CDS encoding protein kinase domain-containing protein — translation MAQQQRAQGPSDPEATGGGMSDAPEMWGNGGLVGDGRYRLTHRLGRGGMAEVFAAEDVRLGRTVAVKLLRSDLAEDPVSKARFTREAQSVAGLNHHAVVAVYDSGEDVVGHGVVPYIVMELVEGRTIRDLLINAEAPGPEQALIIVSGVLEALAYSHQHGIVHRDIKPANVIITQTGAVKVMDFGIARALHGAQSTMTQTGMVMGTPQYLSPEQALGKAVDHRSDLYATGCLLYELLALRPPFTGETPLSVVYQHVQDIPVPPSEVATAAPPELDGLVMRSLAKEPDDRFQTAEEMRGLVQYGLQMLYDQGGHTGTWNTGPVTVHEGRHTPAAGFAGTTALPHPGDSSGTTQIPAPIIPPYGGGDDGGFEGHGNSGGGRGKLWILAVLAVIAIAAGVALALNNTGGGGSGGTGTTRSPSVTPSEKGDEPSSSPSDDSTDSSQDSSTDNGTGSDSGSDYTPSYTPSKSYSSRPSDEPSDEPSDTPTKSTPSQPSNEPSSDAPVSPDPTGDGGGGDTEGDTANP, via the coding sequence ATGGCACAGCAGCAGCGCGCTCAGGGCCCGTCCGACCCCGAGGCGACTGGCGGCGGTATGTCAGATGCGCCGGAGATGTGGGGTAACGGCGGACTTGTGGGGGACGGCCGGTATCGGCTGACCCACAGACTAGGCCGGGGCGGCATGGCCGAGGTGTTCGCGGCCGAGGACGTGCGCCTCGGGCGCACCGTCGCGGTCAAACTGCTCCGCTCCGACCTGGCCGAGGACCCGGTCTCGAAGGCCCGCTTCACACGCGAGGCCCAGTCGGTGGCCGGACTCAACCACCACGCCGTCGTCGCCGTGTACGACTCGGGCGAGGACGTGGTCGGGCACGGGGTCGTCCCGTACATCGTGATGGAGCTGGTCGAGGGCCGCACCATCCGTGACCTGCTCATCAACGCCGAGGCCCCCGGGCCCGAGCAGGCGCTGATCATCGTCTCGGGCGTGCTGGAGGCGCTGGCCTACTCGCACCAGCACGGCATCGTGCACCGTGACATCAAGCCGGCGAACGTGATCATCACGCAGACCGGTGCCGTGAAGGTGATGGACTTCGGCATCGCGCGCGCCCTGCACGGGGCGCAGTCGACGATGACCCAGACCGGCATGGTCATGGGCACGCCGCAGTACCTCTCCCCGGAGCAGGCGCTCGGCAAGGCCGTCGACCACCGCTCCGACCTGTACGCGACCGGCTGTCTGCTCTACGAACTCCTGGCGCTGCGGCCCCCGTTCACGGGCGAGACGCCGTTGTCGGTGGTCTACCAGCACGTCCAGGACATCCCGGTGCCTCCGTCCGAGGTCGCGACGGCGGCGCCGCCCGAGCTCGACGGGCTGGTCATGCGTTCGCTCGCGAAGGAGCCGGACGACCGGTTCCAGACCGCCGAGGAGATGCGCGGGCTGGTCCAGTACGGCCTGCAGATGCTGTACGACCAGGGCGGCCACACGGGCACCTGGAACACCGGGCCGGTCACGGTCCACGAGGGACGGCACACCCCGGCGGCGGGTTTCGCGGGCACGACCGCGCTGCCGCACCCCGGTGACTCCTCCGGGACCACGCAGATCCCGGCGCCGATCATCCCGCCGTACGGCGGCGGGGACGACGGCGGTTTCGAGGGGCACGGCAACAGCGGCGGCGGCCGCGGCAAGCTGTGGATCCTCGCGGTGCTCGCGGTCATCGCGATCGCGGCGGGGGTCGCGCTCGCGCTCAACAACACCGGTGGCGGCGGCAGCGGCGGTACCGGCACGACCCGGTCGCCCTCGGTCACGCCGTCCGAGAAGGGCGACGAGCCCAGCTCGAGCCCCAGCGACGACTCCACGGACTCCTCGCAGGACAGTTCCACGGACAACGGCACGGGCTCGGACTCCGGTTCGGACTACACGCCGTCGTACACCCCGTCCAAGAGCTACAGCAGCCGGCCCTCGGACGAGCCGTCCGACGAGCCCTCGGACACCCCGACGAAGTCGACCCCCTCGCAGCCGTCGAACGAGCCGAGCAGCGACGCCCCGGTCTCCCCGGATCCCACGGGTGACGGCGGCGGCGGCGACACCGAGGGCGACACCGCGAACCCCTGA
- a CDS encoding phosphotransferase, protein MLHAPPLGALLRQYAAGSALTCDPVEQGLLNRGYRLRTTQGRYFLKHHFDPETADPAAIARQHRATQRLADLGVPVAPPLAGTDGRTVAVVGGHAYALHPWIDGRHRHGGQLSTEQCARLGGLLGVVHASLERVMERVLATQGRSPAKPSADRPPDRTPGRTPDGGRGGRDRAPASSAEEPGGTGPTAHTAGPGHPGDAEGPAGPGGPGDPGDPGNPGGSGDPGGPGDGGDHGDTARPGMLARTGSVGVRAVEGTDPARGADPADTFALIDRLLARVRSHRPPDAFDELARHRLLERRALLEKHADRRPPQGGSVGWVHGDFHPFNLLYRDGEPAAIVDWDRLGVHPRAEEAVRAAMIFFVRPVGALDLTKVRAYARAYRRAAGAGAAELAAAVHRVWWERLNDFWMLRWHYERGDTRADPQFPAASALAVWWTREYDAVCEAFTG, encoded by the coding sequence GTGCTTCACGCGCCCCCTCTGGGCGCCCTCCTCCGTCAGTACGCCGCAGGGTCGGCGCTGACCTGCGACCCCGTCGAACAGGGGCTGCTCAATCGCGGCTACCGGCTGCGCACCACCCAGGGCCGCTACTTCCTCAAGCACCATTTCGACCCCGAGACGGCCGATCCCGCCGCGATCGCCCGCCAGCACCGGGCGACCCAGCGGCTCGCGGATCTCGGCGTTCCCGTCGCCCCGCCGCTGGCCGGCACGGACGGCCGCACGGTGGCCGTCGTCGGGGGCCACGCGTACGCGCTGCACCCCTGGATCGACGGCAGGCACCGGCACGGGGGCCAGCTCTCCACGGAGCAGTGCGCCCGGCTGGGGGGCCTCCTCGGAGTCGTCCACGCGAGCCTGGAGCGGGTGATGGAGCGCGTACTGGCGACCCAGGGACGCTCCCCGGCGAAACCGTCCGCGGACCGGCCCCCGGACCGGACTCCGGGGCGGACGCCGGACGGGGGCCGGGGAGGACGGGACAGGGCTCCGGCCTCGTCGGCGGAGGAGCCGGGGGGCACGGGACCCACCGCGCACACCGCGGGCCCAGGACACCCCGGAGACGCGGAGGGTCCGGCAGGCCCGGGAGGTCCCGGAGACCCGGGCGATCCCGGGAACCCGGGCGGTTCCGGAGACCCAGGAGGTCCCGGAGACGGCGGAGACCATGGGGACACCGCACGCCCCGGGATGCTCGCGCGCACCGGTAGTGTCGGCGTCCGCGCCGTCGAGGGCACCGACCCGGCCCGGGGCGCCGACCCCGCCGACACCTTCGCGCTCATCGACCGGCTGCTCGCCAGGGTGCGCAGCCACCGCCCGCCCGACGCCTTCGACGAACTCGCCCGGCACCGGCTCCTGGAGCGGCGCGCCCTCCTGGAGAAGCACGCCGACCGGCGGCCCCCGCAGGGCGGCTCGGTGGGCTGGGTCCACGGGGACTTCCACCCGTTCAACCTGCTCTACCGCGACGGCGAACCGGCCGCGATCGTCGACTGGGACCGGCTGGGCGTCCACCCCCGCGCCGAGGAGGCCGTACGCGCCGCGATGATCTTCTTCGTACGGCCCGTCGGGGCGCTGGACCTGACCAAGGTGCGGGCTTACGCGCGCGCGTACCGGCGTGCGGCCGGGGCCGGGGCCGCCGAACTGGCCGCCGCCGTGCATCGCGTGTGGTGGGAGCGCCTCAACGACTTCTGGATGCTGCGCTGGCACTACGAACGCGGCGACACCCGGGCCGACCCGCAGTTCCCGGCGGCCTCCGCGCTGGCGGTGTGGTGGACCCGCGAGTACGACGCGGTGTGCGAGGCGTTCACGGGCTGA
- the pdhA gene encoding pyruvate dehydrogenase (acetyl-transferring) E1 component subunit alpha, protein MTVESTAARKPRRSAGTTAAKGGASTAGSKTAASRTAAGKGTGAAGKKAPGTPGADPELVQLLTPEGERVADATYDPYVADITPEELRGLYRDMVLSRRFDAEATSLQRQGELGLWASMLGQEAAQIGSGRATRDDDYVFPTYREHGVAWCRGVDPTNLLGMFRGVNNGGWDPNGNNFHLYTIVIGSQTLHATGYAMGIAKDGADSAVIAYFGDGASSQGDVAESFTFSAVYNAPVVFFCQNNQWAISEPTEKQTRVPLYQRAQGYGFPGVRVDGNDVLACLAVTKWALERARRGEGPTLVEAYTYRMGAHTTSDDPTKYRADEERESWEAKDPILRLRAYLEASNHADEGFFAELEAESETLGKRVREVVRAMPDPDHLAIFENVYADGHALVDEERAQFAAYQASFVDEGEGK, encoded by the coding sequence GTGACCGTGGAGAGCACTGCCGCGCGCAAGCCGCGACGCAGCGCCGGTACGACCGCTGCGAAAGGCGGCGCCAGTACGGCCGGTTCAAAGACCGCCGCGAGCAGGACGGCAGCGGGCAAGGGCACCGGCGCGGCCGGCAAGAAGGCACCGGGCACTCCGGGCGCGGACCCCGAGCTCGTTCAGCTGCTGACGCCTGAGGGCGAGCGGGTCGCGGACGCCACGTACGACCCGTACGTCGCCGACATCACCCCCGAGGAGCTGCGCGGCCTGTACCGGGACATGGTGCTGAGCCGCCGCTTCGACGCCGAGGCCACCTCCCTGCAGCGCCAGGGCGAGCTGGGCCTGTGGGCCTCGATGCTCGGCCAGGAGGCCGCCCAGATCGGTTCGGGCCGGGCCACCCGTGACGACGACTACGTCTTCCCGACCTACCGCGAGCACGGCGTCGCCTGGTGCCGCGGGGTCGACCCCACCAACCTGCTCGGCATGTTCAGGGGTGTGAACAACGGCGGCTGGGACCCGAACGGCAACAACTTCCACCTGTACACGATCGTCATCGGCTCGCAGACGCTGCACGCCACCGGCTACGCCATGGGCATCGCCAAGGACGGCGCGGACTCGGCCGTGATCGCGTACTTCGGGGACGGCGCCTCCAGCCAGGGCGACGTCGCCGAATCGTTCACCTTCTCCGCGGTCTACAACGCGCCCGTCGTCTTCTTCTGCCAGAACAACCAGTGGGCGATCTCCGAGCCCACCGAGAAGCAGACCCGGGTGCCGCTCTACCAGCGCGCGCAGGGCTACGGCTTCCCGGGCGTCCGGGTCGACGGCAACGACGTCCTGGCCTGCCTGGCCGTGACCAAGTGGGCGCTGGAGCGGGCCCGCCGCGGCGAGGGCCCCACGCTCGTCGAGGCGTACACCTACCGCATGGGCGCGCACACCACCTCCGACGACCCGACCAAGTACCGGGCGGACGAGGAGCGCGAGTCCTGGGAGGCGAAGGACCCGATCCTGCGCCTGCGCGCGTACCTGGAGGCCTCAAACCACGCGGACGAGGGATTCTTCGCGGAACTCGAGGCCGAGAGCGAGACGTTGGGCAAGCGAGTACGCGAAGTGGTCCGGGCCATGCCGGACCCCGACCACCTCGCGATCTTCGAGAACGTGTACGCGGACGGGCACGCGCTCGTCGACGAGGAGCGGGCCCAGTTCGCCGCCTACCAGGCGTCGTTCGTGGACGAAGGGGAGGGCAAGTAG
- a CDS encoding protein kinase domain-containing protein, translating into MSQDGAQGRYAGRAVAGGRYQLRDLLGEGGMASVHLAYDSVLDRQVAIKTLHTELGREQAFRERFRREAQSVAKLTHTNIVSVFDTGEDDLNGMTTPYIVMEYIEGKPLGSVLDADIRQYGAMPADKALKITADVLAALEISHEMGLVHRDIKPGNVMMTKRNVVKVMDFGIARAMQSGVTSMTQTGMVVGTPQYLSPEQALGRGVDARSDLYSVGIMLFQLVTGRLPFEADSPLAIAYAHVQEEPVAPSSVNRSLPLAVDALVARALKKNPNERFPSAEAMRDECLRVAQSLHAVPPSIVPGARTSSGAGVSSAVFPPVDQSMPTPGPVQTPYQPGPYGAPTPTPGSPGYGYPQQGGYQPAPQTTPYGAHQHGVQTPPPYNLTPQHMTAASGGPGGRRSNKGVVIGSIIVALVALGGLITALSMNGGGDDDKGGGGASTTPAVVASHRGPDTSKTIDTEKCTDPQESYDDPDKIQVPDFTYRYIKSVKSCFQAAGWRMKQTPVDENTYGEGTVMGQFPTAGTDVDPKDMPEIELKVSTGDPS; encoded by the coding sequence ATGAGCCAGGACGGCGCACAGGGCCGGTACGCGGGGCGCGCGGTCGCCGGCGGCCGCTACCAGCTGCGCGATCTGCTCGGCGAGGGCGGCATGGCCTCGGTGCATCTCGCGTACGACTCGGTGCTCGACCGCCAGGTGGCGATCAAGACACTGCACACGGAACTCGGCCGCGAGCAGGCCTTCCGCGAGCGGTTCCGCCGCGAGGCGCAGTCGGTGGCCAAGCTCACGCACACCAACATCGTCTCGGTCTTCGACACCGGCGAGGACGACCTCAACGGCATGACGACGCCGTACATCGTCATGGAGTACATCGAGGGCAAGCCGCTCGGCTCGGTCCTCGACGCGGACATCCGGCAGTACGGCGCGATGCCCGCCGACAAGGCCCTGAAGATCACCGCGGACGTGCTGGCGGCCCTGGAGATCAGCCACGAGATGGGCCTGGTCCACCGGGACATCAAACCGGGCAACGTGATGATGACGAAGCGCAACGTCGTCAAAGTGATGGACTTCGGCATCGCCCGCGCCATGCAGTCCGGGGTCACTTCCATGACCCAGACCGGCATGGTCGTCGGCACCCCGCAGTACCTCTCGCCCGAGCAGGCGCTCGGCCGGGGCGTGGACGCCAGGTCGGACCTGTACTCGGTCGGCATCATGCTCTTCCAACTGGTCACCGGACGGCTGCCGTTCGAGGCGGACTCGCCGCTGGCCATCGCCTACGCGCACGTCCAGGAGGAGCCGGTCGCGCCCTCCTCGGTCAACCGCTCGCTGCCGCTGGCGGTGGACGCGCTGGTCGCCCGCGCGCTGAAGAAGAACCCGAACGAGCGTTTCCCGAGCGCCGAGGCCATGCGCGACGAGTGCCTGCGCGTGGCCCAGTCGCTCCACGCCGTTCCGCCGAGCATCGTGCCGGGCGCCAGGACGTCGAGCGGCGCGGGTGTGAGCTCCGCCGTCTTCCCGCCGGTCGACCAGTCGATGCCGACCCCGGGTCCCGTGCAGACGCCGTACCAGCCGGGCCCCTACGGCGCGCCGACGCCGACGCCGGGCTCACCCGGGTACGGCTACCCGCAGCAGGGCGGCTACCAGCCCGCTCCGCAGACAACTCCGTACGGCGCCCACCAGCACGGGGTGCAGACCCCGCCGCCGTACAACCTCACGCCCCAGCACATGACGGCCGCCTCCGGTGGTCCGGGGGGCCGCCGGAGCAACAAGGGCGTCGTCATCGGGTCGATCATCGTGGCGCTCGTCGCGCTCGGCGGTCTGATCACCGCCCTCTCGATGAACGGCGGCGGAGACGACGACAAGGGCGGCGGCGGTGCCTCCACAACTCCGGCCGTGGTGGCGAGCCACCGGGGTCCGGACACCTCGAAGACCATCGACACGGAGAAGTGCACCGATCCGCAGGAGTCGTACGACGACCCGGACAAGATCCAGGTCCCGGACTTCACCTACCGGTACATCAAGTCGGTCAAGTCCTGCTTCCAGGCGGCGGGCTGGAGGATGAAGCAGACCCCCGTCGACGAGAACACCTACGGGGAGGGCACCGTCATGGGGCAGTTCCCCACCGCCGGAACGGACGTCGACCCGAAGGACATGCCCGAGATCGAACTGAAGGTCTCGACCGGCGACCCGTCCTGA
- a CDS encoding bacterial proteasome activator family protein, with translation MEMPRNERSPENPQILVVGQDGMALGGTGDEDSREVPVTEMVEQPAKVMRIGSMIKQLLEEVRAAPLDEASRVRLKEIHASSVKELEDGLAPELVEELERLSLPFTHDATPSDAELRIAQAQLVGWLEGLFHGIQTTLFAQQMAARAQLEQMRRALPPGVGGGLEGGDEDPRTGGRSGGPYL, from the coding sequence ATGGAGATGCCGAGGAACGAAAGGTCACCGGAGAACCCCCAGATCCTGGTCGTGGGCCAGGACGGAATGGCTCTCGGTGGCACCGGTGACGAGGACTCCCGTGAGGTCCCGGTGACAGAGATGGTCGAACAGCCGGCCAAGGTCATGCGCATCGGGAGCATGATCAAGCAACTCCTCGAAGAGGTGCGGGCCGCACCCCTGGACGAGGCGAGCCGCGTTCGGCTGAAGGAGATCCACGCCAGCTCCGTGAAGGAGCTGGAGGACGGCCTGGCCCCCGAACTGGTCGAGGAGCTGGAACGGCTCTCACTGCCCTTCACCCATGACGCGACCCCCAGCGACGCGGAGCTGCGGATCGCGCAGGCTCAGCTGGTGGGCTGGCTCGAGGGTCTCTTCCACGGAATCCAGACGACCCTGTTCGCGCAGCAGATGGCGGCCAGGGCTCAGCTGGAGCAGATGCGCCGGGCCCTTCCGCCGGGCGTCGGCGGCGGCCTGGAGGGCGGCGACGAGGACCCGCGCACGGGCGGCCGCTCGGGCGGCCCGTACCTCTAG
- a CDS encoding potassium channel family protein, translating into MSHEKRSHPPRPGGISILRSLWYRSRGDALEDAEAGRSITLPAERTLPPLQQVLRRLAMALLVLAVTTLLVWIDRDGYNDNADGRVDLLDAAYYATVTLSTTGYGDITPVSDAARLTNILVITPLRVLFLIILVGTTLEVLTERTRQQVRVHRWRARMRDHVVVVGYGTKGRHAVESLLGQGTPKDHIVVVDPLRKAVEAAGNDGLVAVLGDATRTDTLRKAELQAAARVIVAPQRDDTAALVTLTARQLNKRAALVVAVREDENVPLIRQSGADTVVTSSSSAGRLLGVSVASPHAADTLEDLMTHGSGLDLIERAVTEGEVGRSPRECSDLVVAVVRRRKVLDHTDPEAAALQLGDRVISIRQSRPRG; encoded by the coding sequence ATGAGCCACGAGAAGCGGTCCCACCCGCCGAGACCAGGGGGGATCTCGATCCTCCGGTCCCTCTGGTACCGCTCGCGGGGCGATGCCCTGGAGGACGCCGAAGCCGGACGGTCCATCACGCTGCCCGCCGAGCGGACCCTGCCGCCGCTCCAGCAGGTCCTGCGGCGACTGGCCATGGCGCTGCTGGTGCTGGCCGTGACGACGCTTCTCGTCTGGATCGACCGTGACGGGTACAACGACAACGCGGACGGCCGGGTCGACCTGCTGGACGCCGCGTACTACGCGACCGTCACCCTCTCGACCACCGGGTACGGCGACATCACCCCGGTGAGCGACGCCGCCCGGCTCACCAACATCCTCGTCATCACCCCGCTGCGCGTGCTGTTCCTGATCATCCTGGTCGGCACCACGCTGGAGGTCCTCACCGAACGCACCCGCCAACAGGTGCGCGTCCACCGGTGGCGCGCACGCATGCGGGACCACGTCGTGGTCGTCGGCTACGGCACCAAGGGGAGGCACGCCGTCGAGTCGCTGCTGGGCCAGGGCACGCCGAAGGACCACATCGTCGTCGTCGATCCGCTGCGCAAGGCGGTCGAGGCCGCCGGAAACGACGGGCTCGTGGCCGTGCTCGGCGACGCCACCCGCACCGACACCCTGCGCAAGGCCGAACTGCAGGCCGCGGCACGCGTCATCGTCGCCCCGCAGCGCGACGACACCGCGGCCCTGGTCACACTGACCGCCCGCCAGCTGAACAAGCGGGCGGCTCTCGTCGTCGCGGTCCGGGAGGACGAGAACGTCCCCCTGATCAGACAGAGCGGCGCGGACACCGTGGTCACGAGTTCCAGTTCGGCCGGCCGTCTCCTCGGCGTGTCCGTGGCCAGCCCGCACGCGGCCGACACCCTGGAGGACCTGATGACCCACGGCAGCGGACTCGATCTGATCGAACGCGCGGTGACCGAGGGCGAGGTGGGCCGGTCGCCTCGCGAGTGCTCCGATCTCGTCGTCGCCGTCGTACGCCGCAGGAAGGTGCTCGACCACACCGATCCGGAGGCCGCAGCCCTCCAGCTCGGGGACCGGGTGATCAGCATCAGGCAGAGCCGACCACGCGGCTGA
- a CDS encoding pyridoxamine 5'-phosphate oxidase family protein, which produces MPTDEQLAVDLMRRTDHGRVAASRHALPLLAAAHHIVVDGRVLLRMHRGCGSHQACAGAVIAYGTDNLSSARPGESLWSVQIVGRCQAVEPTAAERERFGPAPRLVDGERFDPVYLGVTPQVCTVHSTDDGLERQFQHIL; this is translated from the coding sequence ATGCCCACCGACGAACAGCTCGCCGTGGACCTGATGCGCCGCACCGACCACGGCCGGGTGGCCGCCAGCCGGCACGCTCTTCCGCTGCTCGCGGCGGCCCACCACATCGTGGTCGACGGACGGGTCCTGCTCCGTATGCACCGGGGCTGCGGAAGCCACCAGGCCTGCGCGGGCGCCGTCATCGCGTACGGCACCGACAACCTGAGCTCCGCGCGGCCCGGGGAGAGCCTGTGGTCCGTGCAGATCGTGGGCCGGTGCCAGGCGGTCGAGCCGACCGCGGCGGAGCGCGAGCGCTTCGGACCCGCCCCGCGGCTCGTCGACGGTGAACGCTTCGATCCCGTCTATCTGGGCGTGACACCTCAGGTCTGCACCGTGCATTCCACGGACGATGGCCTGGAACGGCAGTTCCAGCACATCCTGTGA